The DNA sequence GAATGGGCCACTCTGGTCGCTGTTTTTCGAATATATCGGCAATATCCTTTATGCCTTGTTCATCCGTCGTTTGTCCACTAAAGTTTTAGGTGCATTGGTCGTGGTATTGGGCATTGCCCTCACGTGGTTCGCCACGTTCAATATTTCTACCTACGGAAGTATAGGCGTTGGTTGGACCCTTGATACCGTAAATTTTCTGGGCGGTTCGTTGCGTATGCTTTTCCCGTTTACAATGGGGATGTTCCTGTCGCGCATTTTTCAGCCGGTGAAAGTGAGAGGTGCTTTCTGGATTGGCTCGGCTGCTTTGGTAGCTTTGTTCTCGGTGCCTTTTCTCGGACCTGTTGAACCTGTCAGCATGAACGGTATTTACGAATCGTTCTGTATCTTAATTGCCTTTCCCATCCTCGTTTGGTTGGGCGCATCCGGTGCTACAACCGATAAGATATCGACAGCAATATGCAAATTTTTGGGCAACATCTCGTTCCCGCTATATGTAGTGCATTATCCATTCATGTATCTGTTTTATGCATGGCTCATCAAAAGCAAACTTTATACTTTTGGCGACAGCTGGGCAATGTCGTTGGGTGTAATGGCCTGGAATGTATTGTTGGCTTATGCTTGCCTGAAGTTGTACGACGAACCGGTACGCAGATATTTGGCTAAACGTTTCCTGAAGCAGAATTGATCGTCTTCCTGAAAACTAATAAAATCAGGCTACCAATAACATCGCACCGTTCGTTAAAGCGAAACGGCAATGGATACCCACTTTTGATGGTTTATGCAATATCCTTTGCCGTCTGGCTTTAGCCAACGGGCATAAAATCTGGTATCAGGGATTTAGAATTTCACATTCAATCCCACCATAAAATTAATTCCGGCCTGAGGAAAGTATCCGTCCATTGCCCAGCGCTGCCCTTCGTAAACATAGGAATAAACCCAGGCATTGTTCTCGTATTGGGTATCGAACAAATTGTTCACCATCAGGTGTAAGTTGAATTCTTTAGCGAATTTCTGAGTAACATGATAGGTGAATTTTAGATTATTCAGAAAATAGCCATTGAGTTTCCGGTCGTTGCTCGAAGTATTGTCGATGTATTGCTTGCTCACCGAATACGATTGTAAACTGACATTCAACCCTTTTGCAGCCATCCAGCTTAACTGGCTGTTTGCTATTACATCCGGAGAAAATGCCAAATCTGTAGTTCCCAGTTTGGTTGCAATTTGTCCGCCATTGTCCCAATCGTCAACATAATCGGTAAAGTCTTTGATTTTGTTTTGGCTGAGGGTCAAATTCACGTCCCATTTCAACTTTGTGGTGAGTTTCATCCCAGCCATCAGTTCCAATCCGGCACGGTAGCTGTTGTCAACATTGGTCATAATTGGCGCACCCACATCGTTGATTTCACCCGTCAGGATTAATTGATTCAGGTATGACATGAAGTAAGCGTTTACACCCAAAGCAAGTCGCGAACTGTTGTATTTGTAACCCAATTCAAAGTCGTTTAACGTTTCGAAAGTTGGCTGTTTCCCTTTTGGATCGGCATCGACATAATTAGCACGATTGGGCTCACGATTGGCTCGGGCAAAGTTGATATAAACATTTTGTTTTTCGCTTAACTGATAATAAAGGCCAACTTTTGGATTAAAAAATTCAAAATTATGCT is a window from the Aquipluma nitroreducens genome containing:
- a CDS encoding acyltransferase family protein codes for the protein MSKISSNAFADTKPHYNLLDGLRGVAALLVVWYHVNEGFGFAGAVNGVGDGSIKNFNHGYLAVDFFFILSGFVIGYAYDDRWNKGFSMKEFFKRRLIRLHPLVVAGVVLGAITFFIHGSVQWNGTQVATSLTMLAMLCTLFFIPAIPGSGYEVRGNGEMFPLNGPLWSLFFEYIGNILYALFIRRLSTKVLGALVVVLGIALTWFATFNISTYGSIGVGWTLDTVNFLGGSLRMLFPFTMGMFLSRIFQPVKVRGAFWIGSAALVALFSVPFLGPVEPVSMNGIYESFCILIAFPILVWLGASGATTDKISTAICKFLGNISFPLYVVHYPFMYLFYAWLIKSKLYTFGDSWAMSLGVMAWNVLLAYACLKLYDEPVRRYLAKRFLKQN